One genomic window of Nicotiana sylvestris chromosome 10, ASM39365v2, whole genome shotgun sequence includes the following:
- the LOC138879217 gene encoding uncharacterized protein translates to MPNTRRRQVAMKFIQRLDEEAGEGTSQVPPANVDQHEPQNEVDSQASGAVPPPPPEGRRGANIPPVPLPVVPDQDLDMRSAVQLLTRIVASQAQHQTFGIADRSVSARVRDFINLDPPVFTGVDPNADPQDFLDLMQRTLQIIHATDVESVEFTSYRLRDIVVTWYETWKQTRGPNVPPVTWKEFSEAFLQQYLPIELRRARRDRFLHLEQGNMSVREYSMQFNSLARYAPTIVADMSDRVHQFVSGLGAHLINECTTASLNQGMDIARIQAYAQGLEDRKRQQRANQEHDRGQQKRARFAGNIGEFRGGFRPQFPRRQSYPAASAPPQFQGQRQDRTTYSGPGQSSRTPGPQFRGEFSQMRPQFPRCDRCGRNHFGPCRQGSDTCYTCGQPGHIMRHCPMTGGGGMAQPTASAGASSSSVRPPRQSMQTSAGRGRGRFGASGSGGQQNRIYALSSRQDLESSPDVVTGILSVFSIDMYALIDPGSTLSYISPFVASKWDREPELLQQSFEVSTPMGESVVVRRVYRSCDVKIHDRHTLADLHELEMVDFDIIMGMDWLASCYANVDCWTKIVRFNFPSEPIIEWKGDAAAPKGKFISYLKARRMILKGYIYHLVRVHDMEVKSPTLQSVPVVNEYPDVFPDELPGLPPEREIDFAIDMLPDTQPIYIPPYRMAPAELKELKAQLKDLLNKGFIRPSTSPWGAPVLFVRKKDGSLRMCIDYRQLNKVTIKNKYPLPRIDDLFDQLQGAKYFSKIDLRSGYHQLRVKERDIPKTAFRTRYGHYEFLVMSFGLTNAPAAFMDLMNRVFKPFLDIFVIVFIDDILVYSQSEAEHEDHLRVVLQTLKNQKLYAKFSKCEFWLNSVAFLGHIVSDKGIKVDGQKIEAVQNWPRPTTPTEVRSFLGLAGYYRRFVENFSSIAAPMTKLTHKAVKFQWSDACERSFHELKKRLTSAPVLALPEGSEGYVVYCDASRVGLGCVLIQHGKVIAYASRQLRKHEYNYPTHDIELVAVIFALKIWRHYLYGVHVDIYTDHKSLQYIFKQKDLNLRQRRWLELLKDYDVDILYHPGKANVVANALSRKSMGSLKHVEAGKLEMTKEIYQLANLSVRLHDTGDQGVVVQNIAGSSLVAEVEMRQFEDPELVKIKESIPFQKKQLFEQSDDGILKYKGRWCVPNVGELRKQIMTEMHQSRYSVHPGSTKMYHDLRQLYWWNDMKKDIATFVAQCPNCQQVKAEHQKPGGLLQNIEIPAWK, encoded by the coding sequence ATGCCTAACACTAGGAGACGACAAGTGGCTATGAAATTTATTCAGAGGTTGGACGAGGAGGCGGGAGAGGGCACAAGTCAGGTGCCACCTGCTAATGTAGATCAACATGAGCCACAGAATGAGGTTGATTCTCAGGCTTCCGGGGCAGTACCCCCACCACCCCCGGAAGGGCGTAGAGGAGCTAACATACCTCCAGTCCCTCTCCCAGTTGTTCCTGATCAGGACCTAGACATGCGGAGTGCTGTACAATTGCTGACTCGAATAGTGGCCTCCCAGGCCCAACACCAGACCTTCGGTATTGCTGATAGGTCCGTGAGTGCGAGAGTTCGAGACTTTATCAACTTGGATCCTCCAGTATTTACAGGGGTTGATCCTAATGCTGACCCACAGGATTTTCTGGATCTTATGCAACGGACCTTACAAATTATACATGCCACGGATGTTGAGTCAGTGGAGTTTACTTCTTATAGACTACGTGATATTGTTGTGACATGGTATGAGACTTGGAAGCAAACTCGGGGGCCTAATGTGCCACCAGTGACATGGAAGGAGTTCTCTGAGGCATTTTTACAGCAATATTTGCCAATCGAGCTTCGAAGAGCCCGACGAGATAGGTTCTTACACTTAGAACAGGGTAATATGAGCGTTCGGGAATATAGCATGCAGTTCAACtctttggctaggtatgctcctacGATTGTTGCTGATATGAGTGATCGGGTACACCAGTTTGTTAGTGGTTTGGGGGCACacttgataaatgagtgcactacAGCTTCTCTAAACCAAGGAATGGATATTGCCCGTATTCAAGCATATGCACAGGGTCTAGAGGATCGCAAGAGGCAACAACGAGCCAATCAAGAGCACGATAGAGGGCAGCAGAAGAGGGCGCGGTTCGCAGGTAACATAGGGGAGTTTCGAGGTGGATTTAGGCCACAGTTTCCCCGGCGTCAGTCTTATCCGGCAGCCAGTGCACCGCCACAGTTTCAGGGACAGCGCCAGGATCGGACCacttattctggtccaggtcagagttcacgGACCCCAGGTCCACAGTTTAGAGGCGAGTTCAGTCAGATGAGGCCTCAGTTTCCTAGATGTGATCGATGTGGCCGAAATCATTTTGGACCATGTCGCCAGGGTTCTGATACATGTTATACATGTGGACAGCCAGGTCATATTATGAGACATTGTCCGATGACAGGTGGAgggggtatggctcagccgacggCATCTGCaggggcttcttcttcttcggtaCGTCCTCCTAGACAGAGTATGCAGACATCAGCTGGCAGGGGTAGGGGAAGATTTGGAGCTTCTGGTTCAGGAGGTCAGCAAAATCGCATATATGCTTTATCGAGTCGTCAGGATTTAGAGTCATCTCCGGACGTGGTTACAGGTATACTATCCGTCTTTTCTATCGATATGTATGCCTTGATAGATCCTGGTTCTACATTGTCGTATATCTCCCCCTTCGTTGCTAGTAAATGGGATAGAGAGCCTGAATTGTTGCAACAGTCCTTTGAGGTATCTACGCCAATGGGTGAGTCTGTTGTAGTTAGACGGGTATATCGAAGTTGTGACGTGAAGATTCATGACCGCCATACGTTAGCAGATTTGCATGAGCTAGAAATGGTCGATTTTGATATcattatgggtatggattggttggcttcttgttatgCCAATGTAGATTGCTGGACAAAGATTGTTCGTTTTAATTTTCCAAGTGAGCCTATTATTGAATGGAAAGGTGATGCTGCAGCGCCTAAGGgaaagtttatttcttaccttaaagcTCGAAGGATGATTTTGAAAGGGTACATCTATCATTTGGTACGAGTGCATGATATGGAGGTGAAATCTCCAACCCTTCAATCGGTTCCCGTCGTGAATGAAtatcctgatgtatttcctgatgaACTTCCTGGTCTTCCTCCAGAAAGAGAAATCGACTTTGCTATTGATATGCTTCCAGACACTCAACCAATAtatattcctccatacagaatggctcctgctgagttaaaagaattgaaagcCCAGTTGAAGGATCTTTTGAATAAGGGCTTTATCAGGCCCAGCACATCTccctggggtgcaccagtgttgtttgttcgtAAGAAGGATGGTTcgttaagaatgtgtattgactatcgccagctcaacaaagtgactatcaagaacaagtaccctttacccagaattgatgatttgtttgatcagttgcaaggtgccaaatatttctcaaagattgaccttCGATCCGGCTATCACCAATTGCGAGTTAAGGAGAGAGATATTCCGAAAACGgctttccggactagatatggccattatgaatttcttgtgatgtctttcggtcTTACTAATGcgccagcagcttttatggatttaatgaatcgggttttcaagccatttctagatatatttgtaattgttttcattgatgatattctggtatattctcaATCAGAAGCAGAACATGAGGATCATTTGCGTGTGGTGTTGCagactttgaaaaatcagaaattatatgctaaattctccaaatgtgaattttggttgaattcagtggctttccttgggcatatcgttTCCGATAAAGGTATTAAGGTAGATGGTCAGAAAATTGAAGCAGTAcaaaactggcctagacctacaactCCTACGGAAGTTCGTAGTTTCTTGGGCTTAGCTGGTTATTATCGGAGATTTGTTGAGAACTTCTCTTCTATTGCTGCTCCCATGACAAAATTGACACACAAAgccgttaagttccaatggtctgatGCATGTGAAAGGAGCTTTCATGAGTTGAAGAAACGCTTAACATCAGCACCTGTTCTAGCACTTCCGGAAGGAtctgaaggttatgtggtatattgtgatgcatccagGGTTGGATTGGGATGTGTTCTAATACAGCATGgaaaagttattgcatatgcttcgaggcagttgcggAAGCACGAATACAATTATCCGACTCACGATATTGAGTTAGTAGCCGTTATATTTGCCTTAAAAATATGGcgtcattatctttatggtgttcATGTGGATATCTATACAGATCACAAAAGTTTACAATATATATTTAAGCAGAAAGACTTGAACTTGAGACAAAGAAGATGGCTTgaattgctgaaggactatgatgtggatattttgtaccatccgggcaaAGCGAATGTGGTAGCTAATGCATTGAGTCGTAAATCCATGGGCAGCTTGAAGCATGTAGAAGCTGGGAAATTAGAAATGACTAAAGAGATATATCAATTGGCTAACCTGAGTGTACGGCTACATGATACAGGTGACCAGGGTGTAGTAGTCCAAAATATTGCGGGGTCATCACTGGTAGCTGAGGTAGAAATGCGTCAATTTGAGGATCCggagttagtcaaaattaaaGAGAGTATCCCTTTTCAGAAGAAGCAGTTGTTCGAGCAATCTGATGATGGAATTCTAAAATATAAAGGCCGAtggtgtgtacctaatgttggggAGCTTCGTAAGCAAATTATGACAGAGATGCACCAGTCTCGGTACTCAGTTCATCCTGGTTCAaccaaaatgtatcatgatcttcgtCAGCTATACTGGTGGAACgacatgaagaaagatatagccaCATTTGTGGCTCAGTGTCCCAACTGCCAGCAGGTTAAAGCTGAACACCAGAAACCTGGAGGGCTACTTCAAAATATTGAGATTCCAGCTTGGAAATAG
- the LOC104233076 gene encoding UDP-glucose 4-epimerase GEPI48-like yields MSKNILVTGGAGYIGSHTVLQLLLGGYKTVVVDNLDNSSAIAIKRVQELAGQFGPNLSFYNIDLRDKPAVEKLFESNKFDAVIHFAGLKAVGESCQKPLMYYNNNITGTITLLEVMATRGCKNLVFSSSSTVYGWPKEVPCTEESPISAANPYGRTKLFTEEICRDVYHSDHEWKVILLRYFNPIGAHPSGYIGDDPRGIPNNLMPFVQQIAVGRRPALTVYGTDYPTKDGTAVRDYIHVVDLADGHIAALQKLFDPSTGCEVYNLGTGKGSSVLEVVSAFEKASGKKIPLVMSGRRPGDAEIVYAATKKAERELNWRAKYGIDEMCRDQWNWASKNPYGYEGSEESN; encoded by the exons ATGTCGAAGAATATATTAGTGACAGGTGGAGCTGGGTACATTGGGAGTCACACGGTGTTACAATTACTGCTGGGTGGTTACAAGACAGTGGTGGTTGATAATTTGGATAATTCTTCTGCTATTGCTATTAAAAGGGTCCAAGAACTTGCGGGTCAATTTGGCCCTAATCTCTCATTTTACAAT ATAGATCTGCGAGACAAGCCTGCAGTTGAAAAGCTTTTCGAGTCTAACAA GTTCGATGCTGTTATCCATTTTGCTGGACTAAAAGCAGTGGGTGAAAGTTGCCAGAAACCTTTGATGTACTACAACAACAATATTACAGGTACAATTACCCTGCTGGAAGTCATGGCAACGCGTGGATGCAAAAAT CTTGTGTTCTCATCATCATCTACTGTCTATGGCTGGCCAAAAGAGGTTCCTTGTACTGAGGAATCTCCCATAAGTGCTGCAAATCCTTATGGAAGGACAAAG CTCTTCACTGAAGAAATTTGCCGTGATGTCTACCATTCTGACCATGAATGGAAAGTCATATTGTTGCGGTACTTCAATCCTATTGGTGCACATCCAAGTGGTTATATTGGTGACGATCCACGTGGAATTCCAAACAACCTTATGCCCTTTGTTCAACAAATTGCTGTTGGCAGGAGACCAGCACTGACAGTTTATGGAACTGATTATCCAACAAAGGATGGTACAGCG GTGCGTGATTACATTCATGTTGTTGATTTAGCAGATGGCCATATTGCTGCCTTGCAGAAGCTGTTTGATCCTTCGACAG GCTGTGAAGTTTACAACCTGGGAACTGGGAAAGGATCATCAGTCTTGGAAGTGGTGTCAGCATTTGAGAAGGCATCAGGAAAG AAAATTCCACTGGTGATGTCTGGTCGACGGCCTGGGGATGCTGAAATAGTATATGCAGCAACAAAGAAAGCAGAACGAGAATTGAATTGGAG GGCAAAGTATGGCATTGATGAGATGTGCCGCGATCAGTGGAACTGGGCCAGTAAAAACCCCTATGGCTATGAAGGATCTGAAGAGTCAAACTAA